Sequence from the Pontibacter pudoricolor genome:
GCTTTTATATAATATACATATTCTTGTTTTTTTTAAGTTATAAACAAGGGCTTAATATATATTACAAATTATTATCCTTTATAGGATCAGTATCATATGTAGTGTCAAGTTTAGCTTTTGGAGCGAGGGATGGACTGGTAACATTCATTTTGTCATTTATATTTATTTTTTTATTATTCAAAGAAGACCTATCAAAGAAATCTAAAAGGTATATATATATTCTTCTAACCATAGTCGGCTTGGTATTTGTTAAAACAATAGCAGAGTTTACCCTAGATAGGTTTGGGACTGATATTCAATATAATGATAATGATCGACTAATATTAGGATCAATAGGTTATATAGGTCAGCAACCACATGTATTTATTGAAAATATTGTAAGTAGGACTTCCTTTTATGGAACTAGCTTAAGGTTTCCCTTAATAGATATACTAACTGGTCAGCAAAATAAAGTAATAAGAACAGTACCTCATGAATGGATGTTTGGTACTTTTTTAGTAGATTTTTATGCTATAGCTGGTTTCTCATCCCTTATTATTTTAACCTTCCTATTTACAATTTCATTCTCTAGTGCTTTTATTAATTTTAGAACTAAGTATAAATTAGCTTTTTTGTTAAGTTATATTTTATATTTTCAGTTAATAACTCAAGGAGTATTCTATTTTAAAATGGGAAGCTTCAGTGGAAATATTTATATGATAATAGTAATCATATTAATATATAAATTAAAAAAAGTAAAACATGTTATTGTCAATAATAGTCCCATTTCATAAAGTAGAAAAAACTCTTTTTAGAACAATTTCAAATATTTCTGATCAACTCGAAAAAGAAGTCGAATTAATTTTAATAGGGGATGGTATAGCAAAAGATATTTTCATCCAACTACAGGATAGTTATAACCACCCTAGAATTAGCATTTATAATTCTGCAAAAATGGGCGCGAATAACGCCCGTTTTATGGGTGTTTCTAAAGCTAAAGGATTATATGTTTTATTTCATGACAGTGATGATTTACTGCCTGAAAACACTATAAATTTTTATTTAAAAATAATGTTAGATAAGGGACCAGATGTCATTGTGGGAAATTTGCAAAAAATATTGCCATCTGGTGAAAGTAATAAAATCTATACTTTTACTAGAGTAGATAAAGTTGTGACCAAACAAGAATTATCTTCTAATGAGCTATATATTTTTCCTACAAATATTGTTGCCAAAGCCATCAGGAAAGAATGTATAGAAAATATTACTTTTGAAGACTCCTCCATGTTCCAAGATTGGAATATATCAGCAAAAGTATTTCATAATATTAACTCTTTATATATTAGTAATAAAGTAACTTATCAATATTATATTAGTGAAGAGTCGGTGAGCAGTTATAAATCAAATTCACTAAATAAGCTTGAAAACGCTGAGAATTCAATCAATGGAATAATTAACTATTATTCTTCTTCTGCTGCTAACAATAGAATTAATAATTATTATCTACAAATTATTAAGGTCAAATTTTATTATAATCTTATTTGTAGAGCAATAAGTATTGGAGAGCTGAATTTCGCAGAGCAGATGAGAAGTAAATTGAAAACAGTAAGTTATAGTCACAATACATTTCAATTATTAAAATGCCCAAAAGTTTTGATAATGTATAATTTGATTTCAATGAAGCCGATTTATTCAATATTTAAATTATATATGCAGAAATCAATTAAAAGAAACTAACATAAGAATCTTTCTAATTTAGGCGATCTTTCTAATAAAACACGGCCTAAAATTAATTATTTTATTACGTCTAATGAACATCTTAATTAATCTCATACCAATTAAGAAGGGTGGTGGTCAACAAGTTGCAACAAACTTTATAGAGCATATATCTCAAGCTTCAGATATGGGGTTTAATATATATGTGTGCTGTACAGAAAATACTGAGATTCACAGATTATTAGTGAATGCTGATATTGAGAAAGTATTTGCAGTTAATAATTCTTTGTTATCGAGGGCTGTTTTTTCATATAAGGAATATTATACAATAATATACAAACATAGTATAGATGTTGTATATACTATGTTTGGTCCCTCATTACCTAAAGCTAAAGAAGTGCTTACTGTTGTAGGCTGCGCTTATTCAAACATCTTTTATCCAGAAGTTAATTTTTGGGAAAAATGGCCGCTAAAGAAGAGATTAATTGCCAAAGCTATTGACTATTATAGGCTTAAAACTACTCTTAATGCAGATGCCGTTATTTTTGAAAACGAAAGTATGAGGTTAAGGTCAAAAAATATTTATGACTTTCCAAGTGAACGATCCATCTTTATTAAACCTTCAGTAAGTTCTCATTTACTTAAAGCGAACTCGTTAACTATCAAAAGTTCAGAAAGAAATAATATACATTCCACTAAGCAAATCCTTTTATTAACTGGCTGGCATCTGAATAAAAATTTACAGGCTCTACCAAATATAGCTTATGCTCTAAATTTAAAGGGTGTGAATGATGTTATATTCACAGTTACAATCTCCAAAGAACATGAAGGAGCGCTAAGTCTTATACAAGAAGCCAAAAGACTTGGGGTTGAAAATTATCTTAATTTTATTGGTACAGTATCGCCTTTTGAATTAGAGGAACTATATAAGAATTCATATGCAGTTATGCTACTTAGTTTATTGGAAAGTTTCAGTAATAATATAATTGAATCTTGGGCAATGAAAAGGCCACTTATTATCTCTGATTTAGAATGGGCAAGAAGTATATGTAATAAAGCCGCATATTATGTTGATAGAGATAGTTCTGACCAAGTAGCTGCAGCAATTAAAAATTTAGTAGACGATTCTTTATTATACAATAACTTAGTAAATGAAGGAGTTAAAGAGCTTTCCACTTATCCAAGCCCAAGTGAAAAGGTGAAGTTGCAGTTTGAATTCATTAAGCGTTTACATGAAAAAGGTGTTTAAAAATTTTTTAGTCTGTAACTTCGAACTTTTTGCCTCAATCATATTTGCGTTACCCAGACATAAATTATTTAATTTTGTCAAATCGAACTTCCTAAGAATGCTTGGTTCCAATATCGGTAGTGGCATAACTTACTATCCTGGAATAAAGTTAAGCCCTGGCTCCAGTTTGCAATTAGGTGACCATGTAGATTTAGCTTGGGGAGTGTTAATTACAACGGGTGGAGGTGTAGAAATAGGGGATCGTTCTCTTATAGGATATAATACACAAATATTCTCTGCGAATCATGTTATTCCACCTCGTCCACAGCAGATATTTACTTCTGGCCACGAAAAGAAAAAGGTTAAGATAGGTAAAGATGTTTGGATAGGTGCTGGATGTATAATTTTACCTGGAGTAACCATAGGCGAAGGAGCAGTAGTGGCAGGTGGTAGCGTTGTAACGAAAGATGTAGCGCCATTTACAATTGTTGGAGGCAATCCGGCAAAAATTTTAAAAGAAAGAATTTAGAAATGAAACAACTTATCCAGTCATTTAAAACTGGCGAAACCATACTTGAAAATATCCCTGCTCCTCAAGTTAAAAGAGGACAGGTTCTAATACAAACAACGCGCACATTAGTATCACTCGGTACCGAGCGCATGTTAGTTGAATTTGGCAAAGCAAATCTACTTGACAAAGCGCGTCAGCAGCCTGATAAAGTTAAACAGGTATTTGACAAGGTGAAGTCTGATGGACTTATGCCGACTGTAGAAGCTGTGTTTAGTAAACTGGAGCAGCCACTACCGCTTGGGTACTGTAATGTTGGTAAAGTGATAGCTGTAGGTGAAGGAGTTAGTGAATTTAAGGTTGGGGATCGAGTAGCTTCAAATGGCCCACACGCAGAAATTGTAAGTGTACCAAAAAACCTTGTTGCTGCTATCCCGGATAATATTTCGGATGAGGAAGCTGCCTTTACAGTAATTGGCTCTATTGGCTTACAGGGAATACGCCTGCTTAACCCAACATTGGGAGAAACTATAGTCGTTATTGGTTTAGGCTTAATTGGATTAATAACGGCAGAGCTTTTAAAGGCAAACGGCTGTAAAGTAATAGGTGTAGATCTGGATGAGCAGAAGCTAGCTATTGCGAAGAGCAAAGGCATTATATCGGTTAATCCTGTTACAACCGATGTTGTTAAGTTTGTAGAAAGCGAGACAAATAGTATTGGTGCTGATGGTGTAATCATTACTGCTTCGGCAAAGACAAATGATATCATTTCGCAAGCTGCACAGATGAGCCGCAAGCGGGGCAGAATTGTGTTAGTTGGAGTAATTGGCTTGAACTTAAGTCGTGCAGAGTTCTATGAAAAGGAGCTGACATTCCAGGTATCCTGTTCTTACGGCCCGGGAAGGTACGATGAACTTTATGAGCAAAGGGGCAGGATTATCCCTTGCCTTTTGTACGCTGGACTGAAAAGCGAAACTTTGAAACAGTGCTGCAGGCTATCTCTTCTGGCAGCCTGGATGTAAAATCATTAATTACGGAAAGAGTACCTTTAGATGAGTACACTAAGATTTATGGCAATATAGGTACCAGTAAGTCTATTGCATCCATACTAGTCTATCCTGAAGGTAAGGCTGTAGATACGAATGCAACAATAACATTAGCTGGAGGAAGATTTATAGGTTCCAGAGGTGTTATTGGCATAGTCGGTGCAGGTAACTTTACCAAAATGACCATGCTGCCTGCCTTAAAAGGGACTGGTGCTGGTTTTAAATACATGGCCAGCGCTGGCGGGGTTACCGGAACTGCGCTGGCTAAAAAGTATAGTTTTACCCATAGCACTACAGATTATAAGGAAATACTGCAGGATGAGGATGTAGATCTTGTAATGATCACTACACGTCATGATCTTCACGCAGCAATGGTGCAGGAAAGCCTTCGAGCTAAAAAGCATGTTTTTGTTGAAAAACCGTTAGCACTTAATACAGCTCAGTTAGCTGATGTGCTAAATGACTATAATACGCATGCTATTCCTAATGGCCTTACATTATCAGTAGGTTTTAATAGGAGGTTCTCGCCGCACATTCAGAAAATAAAGGAGTTGATCGGAACATCTCCTGACCCTTTAAATATTGTAGCTACCATGAACGCGGGCTTCATCCCAAATAATGTATGGGTGCATGATATGCAAACTGGCGGTGGCCGCATTATTGGTGAAGCTTGTCATTTCCTGGACTTGATGGTGTATTTAACGGGCAGCCCGATCAAATCTATCTGTATGAGTGCACTTGGGAAAAATCCAGAAGAGAACACGGATAACGCAAGTATACTTGTTAAGTTTGAGAATGGCTCTAATGGTGTAGTTAACTATTTTGCGAACGGCCATAAAAGCTACTCAAAAGAGAGAGTGGAGTTGTATTCCCAGGGGCGGACCCTTGTAATGGATAACTTTAGAAAAACAGAAGGCTACGGTTTTAAAGGCTTCAGCAAGTTAAAAACAGGTCAGGATAAGGGCCATGCTGCTCAGTTTAAAAAGCTAATTGAATCATTAAAACAAGGTGGTGCACCTCTTATTCCATTTAGTGAGTTGATAAATGTTACATTAGCAAGCTTTGCGGCTATCAATAGCTTGAAAGTTGGGGAGTGGGTAGAAGTTTCTAAAGTATAGTACAAAGGATGAGAAATTGGCTAACTCCATTACAGAGGAAAACTACTTCTGGTAGTTATATGCCTGAAGTGGATTTTTTGAGATTTATAGCTATTACTGCAGTAGTTTTATTTCATATCCATGGATTTTTAATTGTAAAGCAAAATAGAGATGTCCTATTTGGAGAGCATCTAGACTATTTATTTAGGAATGGTGACCTAGGAGTACAGCTGTTTTTTGTTCTAAGTGGATTTATTTTAGCCTTACCTTTTGCAAAGGGCTACTTTTTGAGCAGCGAGGTTCCAACTTTGAAGAAATTCTACGTTAGGAGGCTAACTCGGCTTGAGCCTCCATATATACTTTTAATGACTTTACTACTACCTGTAGTTATTTTCCATAATAAGTGGCTTATTATGGAAGCAGTTAAAAGCTATCTATATTCCATAGGATATATCCATAACCTTTTAGCTGGGGATTTAAGTAAACTTATTGTTGTTACTTGGTCCCTTGAAATTGAAATTTTCTTTTATATCCTATTCCCGGCATTAGCTCTTGCGTTCAGATTGCCAAAATTTAAAAGACGGTTATTGCTTTTAGTTTCAATGTGTTTCTCACCTTACTTAAATTATAACATATTAGAACTAGAAGTACAGAACGTACTTGGCTTCTTTCAGTATTTTGCCGCAGGTATGCTGTTGGCAGACATATATCTTACAGAAAAGCCTATAAAGCTTAGTCAAGTACAAAACTTATTTGTTTTAATTGTTTGTCCATTTATACTTTTCACTATTGAGGTCGATAAAATAGGAATAGTTAATTACATAATATACCCCTTATTAATTATAGGCTTCTATTACTTGGTATTATCAAATGCTGCTTCATTTAAGATTTATAGTAACAAATATTTAGCATCAATAGGCGGTATGTGTTACAGTATGTACCTAATACATTACATTATTATTTCAGCTTTTGGTAATTATTTACAATTGTACGTCAATTCAGTTTTTGATTCAGTAGCATTCTTTATCCTTATTAGTATTATAATTTTAATTGGAACGGTAATTTTTTACTTACTTTTTGAGAAACCATTTATGAACCCTAACTGGTATAAAGTTGCTAATAAAAGGAAAAACAAAGAATCATTAGTAAAAACAACAGCTTAAAAAACTTAAATAAGAGTTAATGCTTATATCCATTATCGCAGGAGCCCGTCCAAACTTTATGAAAATAGCACCAATAATAGATGCTATTCAAAATGCCAAGGGCAAAGGCCATGACATTTCTTACAGATTAATCCATACCGGCCAGCATTACGACAAAAAGATGTCTGGCGACTTTTTTGAACAGCTAGGGATTCCGGAGCCAGATGCAAACCTGGAAGCTGGGGGGGCACACAGGCCGAACAAACTGCAGCAATTATGGTACGCTTTGAGAAAGAGTTGCTCGAAAACAGACCTGAACTTGTTCTGGTAGTTGGTGATGTTACCTCTACGATGGCCTGCGCCATTGCAGCACAAAAGCTTCATGTTCCGGTTGCACATGTGGAGGCGGGTATACGCTCCGGTGACTGGACAATGCCTGAAGAGATAAACCGCCTGGTTACAGACAGCATCAGTAATTACTTCTTTACGACTACTGAAATTGCGAATAATAATTTGGTGAAATCAGGAGTAAAGCCGGAGCATATTTTCTTCGTTGGTAATACCATGATTGATACGCTTCTGAAGCAAATGCCGAAATTCACCCAGCCATCTTTTTGGAATGATTTCGGGTTAGAAAAGCAGAAGTACCTTGTGATGACATTGCACCGCCCATCTAATGTAGATGATCCGGAGCAATTGAGAAAACTGTTGAATGTGCTGGAAAAGGGAACAGAGCAATTGCCGATTATTTTCCCAATGCACCCACGCACCCGCAATAACATTGAAAAATTTGGCATTAGCCTGAATAATGTAAAGGTGGTAGATCCACTCGGATACCTTGAGTTTAACTACTTGGTTCAACATGCAAAAGGTGTGGTTACAGACTCTGGCGGTATAACAGAAGAGACCACTGTAATGGGAGTGCCATGCATGACATTAAGAACTACAACCGAACGCCCTGAAACCTGCACTATTGGAACCAACGAATTGCTGGGAACAGATCCGGAGGCGTTGGAAGATGCTTTACAGGTATTGTTTAGTGGCAACTGGAAAAAAGGTTCAATTCCGGAGCTTTGGGATGGTAAAACGGCAGAACGTATGGTTGACGTTCTGCTTAGGTTGGACTACAGCAAAGGTAATGCCGTCGCTCAGTAAAGCATTACAGCTTATAAACAACATGGGCTGGCGATATGTCAGTTTCCGTGCTATGCATGAGGCAAAAGTACGGACAGGCATATTTAAAAAAGCATTCCCACAAGATCCTGCCTTTCAGAAATTTATTTCACTTAATGAATGGAAAAAGCAGGATGTTGCTTTTTTTATGAACGGCCGGAATGGAATTGATCTAGCAGGAATAGCAGTCCCTGCTGAACTGGCTAAAAGTTTTGAAGAGTTGAAGGAGGGGCGGTTTCGCTTCTTCTCATCTCTGTCATATAATTTAGGCAGTAACTATGATTGGATTACCAATCCTGACACTGGCTTTAAATATAGCGCACAGAAACACTGGACACAGATAAACGACTATAGTCAGGAAGCTGGTGATATTAAATTCGTTTGGGAAAAGTCCAGATTCTCATTCCTATATACTATAATCAGGAACGATGCTCATACAGGTGAAGATCACTCTGAGTGGATTTGGAAGGAAATTCTGTCGTGGATAGATGCTAATCCTATAAATAGTGGGCCTAACTATAAGTGCAGCCAGGAGATTTCTCTAAGGGTACTTAACTGGACGTTTGCTTTAAATTTCTATAAAGATACCACCTCGCTTACGGAAGAGATTTTCCAGAAAATTATATTCTCGATGTACTGGCAACTGGACCATGTATATAAGAATATTGATTTCTCCAGAATTGCTGTTCGTAACAACCACGCCATTACAGAAACGCTAACCTTATACTTAGGTGGCTTGCTTTATCCTTTTTTCCCGAAATCAGCTCTTTGGAAAGAAAAAGGAAAGAAATGGTTTGAAGAGGAAGTAGCCTACCAGGTATATGCTGATGGAACATTCCTTCAGTTTTCAATGAACTACCATAGGGTTGTTGTTCAACTCTTAACATGGGCCATACGACTTGCCGAATTAAATAAAGAATCTTTCACTGCAGTTGTATATGAGCGGGCGCAGAAAAGTTTAGAATTCCTGTTATCGTGCATGAATCTGAAAGATGGCTGGCTTCCAAATTATGGTAATAACGATGGCGCTTTATTTTTTAAATTAAATGATGCTGATTATCGGGATTACAGGCCTCAATTAGAAGCACTCAGCAGTGCCTTAGGCTTTGAATGGAAGTATGACAAGTTTGAAGATGCTATTTGGTATGGACTTACAGATAGAAATACTGAAGGCGGTACAGCAGAGACAAAAATAGGTCTGAGTCAGTTTAAGGATGGTGGTTATTACATACACAGGCAAGACGATATATTAACTTTTGTACGGTGTGGCAATCATAAGGATCGGCCACATCAGGCAGATAATTTACATCTCGATATCTGGCACAACGGTATAAACTATCTGCACGACGCTGGGAGTTATAAATACAATACTGATAATGCACAGTTAAAATACTTTATGGGCACTCAATCCCATAATACAATTATGCTTGGGGATAATGACCAGATGGAGAAAGGTGCAAGATTTATCTGGTATCATTGGTCGCAGTGCGAGAGCGTTCAAACTACAGATAATAAAGATTACTTTATCTTTGAGGGAACGATTAAAGCGTTTCAACATGTCTCTAAGAACATCAGACATTGCAGGAAAATAATTGTAAGCAAGAAAAAGCCAGAGTGGTTGATCGAGGACATGATTCTGAAAAAACCAGATGGTTTGGAAATGCATCAGTTATGGCATACAAAACATTTGAGTAAGCTTAACTTTGTAGCTCAGATACAAAATAAAGAGCAGGTTGCCCCGCTTATAAGAGAG
This genomic interval carries:
- a CDS encoding O-antigen polymerase, whose amino-acid sequence is MKVLIPLVSILLYSFHLIKNGKHKNGAIVIIGLYITSAFFSLFITPELLGFSTENRYSPILYLFYSLLIIFILIPLKFLPNHRGLVPEIMPTKLYKKIFILMGLAAIYSVLYQFPYALKVFSVGAHEIRNSLNVEKESALPVSIFTTIAVAVSSFYIIYIFLFFLSYKQGLNIYYKLLSFIGSVSYVVSSLAFGARDGLVTFILSFIFIFLLFKEDLSKKSKRYIYILLTIVGLVFVKTIAEFTLDRFGTDIQYNDNDRLILGSIGYIGQQPHVFIENIVSRTSFYGTSLRFPLIDILTGQQNKVIRTVPHEWMFGTFLVDFYAIAGFSSLIILTFLFTISFSSAFINFRTKYKLAFLLSYILYFQLITQGVFYFKMGSFSGNIYMIIVIILIYKLKKVKHVIVNNSPIS
- a CDS encoding glycosyltransferase family 2 protein, which gives rise to MLLSIIVPFHKVEKTLFRTISNISDQLEKEVELILIGDGIAKDIFIQLQDSYNHPRISIYNSAKMGANNARFMGVSKAKGLYVLFHDSDDLLPENTINFYLKIMLDKGPDVIVGNLQKILPSGESNKIYTFTRVDKVVTKQELSSNELYIFPTNIVAKAIRKECIENITFEDSSMFQDWNISAKVFHNINSLYISNKVTYQYYISEESVSSYKSNSLNKLENAENSINGIINYYSSSAANNRINNYYLQIIKVKFYYNLICRAISIGELNFAEQMRSKLKTVSYSHNTFQLLKCPKVLIMYNLISMKPIYSIFKLYMQKSIKRN
- a CDS encoding glycosyltransferase family 4 protein, translated to MNILINLIPIKKGGGQQVATNFIEHISQASDMGFNIYVCCTENTEIHRLLVNADIEKVFAVNNSLLSRAVFSYKEYYTIIYKHSIDVVYTMFGPSLPKAKEVLTVVGCAYSNIFYPEVNFWEKWPLKKRLIAKAIDYYRLKTTLNADAVIFENESMRLRSKNIYDFPSERSIFIKPSVSSHLLKANSLTIKSSERNNIHSTKQILLLTGWHLNKNLQALPNIAYALNLKGVNDVIFTVTISKEHEGALSLIQEAKRLGVENYLNFIGTVSPFELEELYKNSYAVMLLSLLESFSNNIIESWAMKRPLIISDLEWARSICNKAAYYVDRDSSDQVAAAIKNLVDDSLLYNNLVNEGVKELSTYPSPSEKVKLQFEFIKRLHEKGV
- a CDS encoding zinc-dependent alcohol dehydrogenase, whose translation is MKQLIQSFKTGETILENIPAPQVKRGQVLIQTTRTLVSLGTERMLVEFGKANLLDKARQQPDKVKQVFDKVKSDGLMPTVEAVFSKLEQPLPLGYCNVGKVIAVGEGVSEFKVGDRVASNGPHAEIVSVPKNLVAAIPDNISDEEAAFTVIGSIGLQGIRLLNPTLGETIVVIGLGLIGLITAELLKANGCKVIGVDLDEQKLAIAKSKGIISVNPVTTDVVKFVESETNSIGADGVIITASAKTNDIISQAAQMSRKRGRIVLVGVIGLNLSRAEFYEKELTFQVSCSYGPGRYDELYEQRGRIIPCLLYAGLKSETLKQCCRLSLLAAWM
- a CDS encoding Gfo/Idh/MocA family protein, with amino-acid sequence MLQAISSGSLDVKSLITERVPLDEYTKIYGNIGTSKSIASILVYPEGKAVDTNATITLAGGRFIGSRGVIGIVGAGNFTKMTMLPALKGTGAGFKYMASAGGVTGTALAKKYSFTHSTTDYKEILQDEDVDLVMITTRHDLHAAMVQESLRAKKHVFVEKPLALNTAQLADVLNDYNTHAIPNGLTLSVGFNRRFSPHIQKIKELIGTSPDPLNIVATMNAGFIPNNVWVHDMQTGGGRIIGEACHFLDLMVYLTGSPIKSICMSALGKNPEENTDNASILVKFENGSNGVVNYFANGHKSYSKERVELYSQGRTLVMDNFRKTEGYGFKGFSKLKTGQDKGHAAQFKKLIESLKQGGAPLIPFSELINVTLASFAAINSLKVGEWVEVSKV
- a CDS encoding acyltransferase family protein; translation: MRNWLTPLQRKTTSGSYMPEVDFLRFIAITAVVLFHIHGFLIVKQNRDVLFGEHLDYLFRNGDLGVQLFFVLSGFILALPFAKGYFLSSEVPTLKKFYVRRLTRLEPPYILLMTLLLPVVIFHNKWLIMEAVKSYLYSIGYIHNLLAGDLSKLIVVTWSLEIEIFFYILFPALALAFRLPKFKRRLLLLVSMCFSPYLNYNILELEVQNVLGFFQYFAAGMLLADIYLTEKPIKLSQVQNLFVLIVCPFILFTIEVDKIGIVNYIIYPLLIIGFYYLVLSNAASFKIYSNKYLASIGGMCYSMYLIHYIIISAFGNYLQLYVNSVFDSVAFFILISIIILIGTVIFYLLFEKPFMNPNWYKVANKRKNKESLVKTTA
- a CDS encoding alginate lyase family protein, whose amino-acid sequence is MPSLSKALQLINNMGWRYVSFRAMHEAKVRTGIFKKAFPQDPAFQKFISLNEWKKQDVAFFMNGRNGIDLAGIAVPAELAKSFEELKEGRFRFFSSLSYNLGSNYDWITNPDTGFKYSAQKHWTQINDYSQEAGDIKFVWEKSRFSFLYTIIRNDAHTGEDHSEWIWKEILSWIDANPINSGPNYKCSQEISLRVLNWTFALNFYKDTTSLTEEIFQKIIFSMYWQLDHVYKNIDFSRIAVRNNHAITETLTLYLGGLLYPFFPKSALWKEKGKKWFEEEVAYQVYADGTFLQFSMNYHRVVVQLLTWAIRLAELNKESFTAVVYERAQKSLEFLLSCMNLKDGWLPNYGNNDGALFFKLNDADYRDYRPQLEALSSALGFEWKYDKFEDAIWYGLTDRNTEGGTAETKIGLSQFKDGGYYIHRQDDILTFVRCGNHKDRPHQADNLHLDIWHNGINYLHDAGSYKYNTDNAQLKYFMGTQSHNTIMLGDNDQMEKGARFIWYHWSQCESVQTTDNKDYFIFEGTIKAFQHVSKNIRHCRKIIVSKKKPEWLIEDMILKKPDGLEMHQLWHTKHLSKLNFVAQIQNKEQVAPLIREGYYSDYYGKKELCSEIVFTTKADTITTRITIL